From Candidatus Binatia bacterium:
GATCCGTGTTGAAGCGTCTGGAGAAAGCGACGGTGCTCGCGGTAGGTTCGCGCCCCGAGGTCCGGTTGCGTGCCGGCCCACGCATCAAACGACGGCGTCGCGTAGTGCATCGCCCAGTAGACAGAGCCGAAGTCGAGAGCCATGAAGTGCACACATTCGCAGGGAAGATCACTGCGCAGCTCGTGCAGGGTCATCAGCTCCGGCTGGATGTCGGCCCAGAGCTCCTGCTCGGCCTCGGCCATCTCCATCGCAGCGCCGGCATCCGTAGCGGCGCCGTGCGGGAGCGGGTGATGGGCCTCCCACGCAATCGGCGCGCGGAGATTCGAATCGAGGGCCAGCAACTCGAGCAGAATCGACGTACCCGTCCGCGGGGCACCGAGGATGAAGACCGGGCGCTCGATCGGCTCGTCGAGGATTTCGGGTTTCTCGGCCCATAACGCGCGCAGTCGCAAACGCGTCTGCAGCACCCGGAGCGCCTCGGCACGACAGAGGAGCCGACCGACGAGGTTGAGGTTCGACTCGCGGTCGACCGATTCGATCCGCCGACGAAACGTCTCCTCGAAGAGCGCATCACCGACATCGTACAGCCCGGTGGCCTCCCGCGCCGACGCCAGCAACTCCTCGGGCAGAAGGGGAATGACGTGGGCGGCACCGCCGACGGCCGGGCCGAACTGATTCAAACGTCGGACCCAATCCGGGCGCTCTAGGTAAGGTTTCATCAACTGGACTCCTCTGCGAGGCACCATACTTCGCAGGGCGGCTCCCCACCATGACTCTCGCAACGCTGGAACGTTCTCGGCCTCTGGTCTAGACCGAGACGAGAGGACAGGCCGATTGTGGCACCCAGATGATCCTCTGCGCCCCCAAGACAGGAGCTTGATCGATGCAGTTCTGGCGCTTCCTCATCCCCCCAGCCCTCGGCTTCACCCTGCGCAACGGCGGCCACATGCTCTACGACAGGGTCACCGGGGCCCCTCCTATCCCGTTGCGCGTACGGGACTACCTCGCGGAACACGCCGCTTCGGGAGACCCCGCCGACGTCCTGCGGTTGATGGACCGATTCGCACGCGAAGAGCGCTTCCTCATGAACGTAGGTCCGGACAAGGGGCCACTCGTTCGCGAAGTGCTGGACAAGCTTCCCGAGCAGGCGAGAATTCTCGAGCTCGGCGCGTTCTGTGGGTACTCGTCGATCCTCCTCGCCGTGACGCTCGGACCCGCAGGACGGATCGTCTCGGTAGAGAAGTCACGCAGCGCGACCGAAGCAACGCGCGCGAACATCGAGCTCGCCGGGCTCTCCGATCGGATCGAGGTGATCCACGGCGCTTCGACCGAGCAGATCCCGACGCTCCAGGGGCCCTTCCACCTCGTGTTCCTCGACCACTGGAAAGACCTGTACCGCGGCGATCTCGAGTTGCTCGAGAAATCCGGCCAACTGCGCCCCGGCAGCATCGTGGTGGCCGATAACGTCGGCGAGGTCTTCGGCGCCGCCGACTACCTAGAGTACGTTCGGAACTGCGGGCGCTACGATTCCGAGAACCGCCCCGCGACGATCGAGTACACACAGATCCCGGATGCGGTCGAAATCTCGGTCTACCGCGGCCCGTAGGCGCCCCCAGCGAAATGATGGCTCCGAGAGGCCAAGCTATGGTAGGCGTCCCCGCTGTGGCGCCAATCACAGAGTGCGCGTTCTACGTCGATGGGCAGTGGGTCGAGGACGCGGGGGTCGAGCAGCTCGAATCCGTTCTTCTGAACGACGTTCGCTCGGCCAACGACTTCGTCTGGGTATCGGTCGATCAGCCGGACCACGAGAGCCTCGAATCCCTCCAACGAAATCTGCACCTCCACGAGTTGGAGGTCGAAGACATGGAGTCCGCCCACCAGCGGCCGAAGCTCGAGGAGTACGATCACAGCCTGCTCCTCGTCCTCCGCACCGGCGGGTGGAATGCGTCCGCGGCGGAGGTGGAGCTCGGAGAGACCCACATCGCGGTCGGGCCGCAGCACGTGCTCACCGTGCACCACGGCTCCAGTCCCGCCGGCTCGACGTTCCGCGCGCGATGCCAACACGTCCCCAGCCACCCCGAGCGCGGGCCGATGTACGCGCTTCACGTGGTCTTCGACACAGTCGTCGACGAGTGGGTCCCGGTGATCGATGCACTCGAGGAACTGGTCGAGGCACTCGAAGAACGACTGCTCGCCGACGAAGTCGATCAGGAGCTCATCCGGGAGGTCTACGCCGCACGCGCGTCGGTCGCGTCGGCCCGTCGCGCCGTCGCGCCCCTCATCGAGATCACCAACCGACTGACCCTCGCGCGCGGCGAGCTCGTGCCCGCTACGCTGCGACCGTACTTCCGCGACGTCCATGACCACGTGCTAAGGCTGAACGACCGACTCGACGATCTCCGCGAACTTACGGGCGCCGCCGTCCAAACCCACGTAGCTCTCGTTTCCCTCCGCCAGAACGACATTACGAAGAAGCTCGCCTCCTGGGCCGCGATCATCGCCGTGCCGACGATGGTCGCCGGTATTTACGGAATGAACTTCGACCACCTACCCGGGCTCAATTCGGCGGCTGTCCTGGCCGCTGTGTCCACGGTGACACTCAGCTTGTGCGCGGGGCTCTTCGCGCGATTCCGACACGTCGGCTGGTTGTGACCGACCGGCCCCGACACCCCGGGCTGCGTAGCCCGAAGGATCCGACATGACCTCGATCGCGTGCTCTCCCGTCTGACCGCACGCGCATTACGTCGTTTCACCGAGATCGAAGTTCATGACTACGCAAAATCTTCTGCACCTCTCGGGCGAGTAAGGCGTCGTGGAACTTGCCGCTCGGAGGCATCCTCGTCCTCGGAGTACAGCGGTCGAACGGGCAATACTTCGGCGCGCCGAGTGAAAACACCAGTGTCCTCCCGGGAGACGTGTTCATCCTCTACGGCCGCGCTGCTCGGCTCTCGAAGATCGACGTTCGCCGTGCCGACGACGCCGGGCTCTGTGTCCGCCTGGAAGGGGCCCGCGAACAGCGCGAATCGCTCGCCGAAGGGACGCGCCTCGACGCACTGACGCCCGCGTAAACGTCTCCGAGTCCGCTACGTCGGGACCGCGAACACACTCTCCCGAAACGAGTCCTCGAAGTATTTCGCCTCCACGGCTTCCGGCCCCACCATCACCGAGATCAGAGGCATCATGCACAACGGGTCGTCGCGGATGCGCTCGATCGCGCACCGCCGTCGTTCCAGATCCTCGAGCCCGAAACGAGCGTTCAAGGCCGTTGCGAACAGCGCAGCAGCCCGCAGTCGACGCATCCGTTCGCGACGCTCCTCCGCGTACGGTGCGAAAACCTCAGAGCGCCAGTCGTGATCCTCGAGCAGAAGTTCCCCGAGAATCCTCGCATCGCGCATCGTGACCGAGACACCCTGACCGTTGATCGGGTCGTTGTAACCGGCGGCGTCTCCCATGAGCACCGCGCCCGGCACGTACGGCGGGCCCTCGAGCCACGAGTCGCTGCTCGGATACGAGCGACACGGGCCGATCGGGTGCGCCCCCGCGATCGCACCGCTGAGGGGCACGCACGGCATGTCGAACGCCGCGAGCATCCGCTCGGCTCCACCCTCTCCTCCGAAGCGTCCGCGCTCGGCCGCGTCGTAGTCTGCGTAGAGCCGGATCTTGCCACCGCCCTGGGGGAAGATGAGATAGTTGATGTCGCCGACCTTGCCACCCGCCTGCAAATCATCGGGCCAGCCGTTCGCGCCGTCGATCAACAGGCCGGCGATCAGATGATCGACCGGATCTTCCACCAATTCGAGTCCGAGTTGCCGACGTACCGTCGAGGACCTCCCGTCCGCGCCGACGATGAGGCGGCACGAGACTTCGCGATCCTCACTCTCGTGGGTGAAACGGACGCGTGGCTGCTCGCCAGCCGTGACCTGGACCGCCGTCACTCCCCGCAGAAACTCGGCGCCCGCTTCGACCGCCTGTTCTAGTGCCTCGTTTTGCAGCGTGACATGTTCGAGGCAGAGTGGTCCCGGAATGCCGGGCACGAGCGCTCCGATCGGCAGCGGGTTTTCGGCCGCCATCTCGGGAGGCACCATCTCGTCGAAGGCAATGTGCCGCGCGAGGTGATGGCCCCCCGCAGCCACGAACCGATCGTAGAGGCCCACGCGCTTCACCTCGGCCACTCCCCACGGGGCGATCCACTCGCCGCGGACCCGATCGACGAACTCGGTCTCGCGCTCCACGATCAAGACTTCGAGACCGGCGCGCGCGAGCACGCCTCCGAGGGCCGTCCCCCCCACACCACCACCGACGATCACCAGGTCATAGGCCTGCATGCTTCGACTCCCCCATGCCCCGGAATCCGCGGCCAGCCTATTGTAGCGTGACGAGGGCTCGCATCACACCGGTTCCGGCCGAAAGGAAGCCGAGAGCCCTCCCCGCGACGGTCCCGGTTCGGGTGCGGCCGTCGCGCATCGCGTGCGCAGGAGTGGAAGACGTGACGGGAAGCTCACCGGGCGAGAAGCCGCGCGTCGGAGTCGTCATGGAGCACTGCTCTTCGCAACGCCCAGGCCAGGCCCGTCCGCTCAGAAAGTCAGCTGATCTGAAAGCGCTTTTTGCGAGCCGACCGCGGCCGCGTCGACCCTCGTTTAACTTCCGGAGAGAGCCACATTTGCCCCCGTTCACCACCGCTGTGCTAGACTAGGCCCCATCATGCAGACCGGACAGACGATCCGCGGGGCAACCCATTTGGCTTTCGATGCCGTCGAACAGGTCACACACATCGTCGAAGGGATGTACCGCAACATCTCCGCGGCACCGCTCCCGTTCGGCGCGGAACCCGAGGGACCGGCCCGCGGCATCGCCGGTCTCGTTCACGAAATCATCCGGCGTGTGAACGGCGGCGTCCGCGAGATCTCCGAGCTCGCCCTCGCCCCCCTGTCGAGCCACTTGGACGGGTTCTTTCCTCCCGGCCCGCAGCGGGAGGCGGTCGCAGCCTTGCTGAACGGCGTGTGCGGCGATCACCTCGAACGGACCGAGAACCCTCTCGCGATTCCCCTCCAGTTCCGCACCTTCCACGAAAAAGATGCGGAGCCGGTGGACCTGCGCGCCGCCGTAGAACCCGGCTCGCCCTTCCAACCATCGAGCCGCGTCCTCGTCCTCGCGCACGGCCTGTGCATGAACGACCGGCACTGGACCTGGGAGGGCCACGATCACGGCCAGATGCTCGCCGAGCGATTCGGCTACACACCCGTCTACCTTCGCTACAACTCGGGACGACACGTATCCGCAAACGGGCGCGCACTCTCCTCGGCGCTCGCAGAGCTTTTGGACACTTGGCCAACCGAGATCGAATCCATCACGCTCCTCGGATTCAGCATGGGCGGACTCGTCACGCGCGCGGCCCTCCAGGTCGGAGAAGAAGAGAAGAACGCCTGGGTCTCGCACGTCGACAAGGCCGTGTACGTCGGCACACCGCATCACGGTGCCGCTCTCGAACGCGGCGGCTTCCATCTTCAGCGCGTCGCCGGCTTCAGTCCCTACACCGCGCCGCTCGCGGCGCTGGGCCGGATTCGCAGCGACGGCATCACCGACCTACGGCACGGGAACATCCGCGCCGAGGACTGGCATCATCATGACCCGCACGAGGACAACGCGGACCATCGGCGCCCGTCACCGCTGGCCGAGGGCATCGCCCATTACGCGATCGCCGGCACGTTGTCTGAGGAGAAGAGTCAGCCAGCCGATAGACTCCTCGGTGATGGGCTCGTGCACCCAGAGAGCGGGCTCGGCCGACACGCCGACCCGGAGAAGACGCTCCGGTTCCCAGCCGAGCATGTGCGGATCGTCTACGGCCGGGCCCACCTCGGCCTGCTGCACGATCCCGAGGTCGCGCAAACCCTCCGCACTTGGCTCACGCGCTAGTTCACCGCACCAGTCACTTCAGGACGGTCAGGACGGTCAGGACGCCGCCGTCATCCTCTGGCCGTGGCCGGGTCCGAACACGTCCATGTAGAAGGAAACTGCGGCACCGCCCTGTCTCTTGGCGCGATCCAGTGCGAAACCGGCGCTTCGCAACAGAGCTCCGAGTTCCGTGCCGTCCGACGGGAAGAGCGCAGCCCCGATGCTCACGGTACTCACGATCTCTCGGTCGGCGACGATCAGCGGCGTCGCGATGGCGTCGAGCAGGCGAGCGGAGACCACCCCGGCCTCCTGAGCATCCACCACGTCTTCGAGCAGAATACCAAAGTCGTCTCCGCCCAACCGGGCGACCACATCGTACGGGCGGACCGAATTCCGCAGCTGCGTCGCGACGTGCTGAAGGAGAATATCTCCCGTGTCGTTGCCATACGCGTCGTTGACGGCCTTGAACGAATCGAGATCCACCAGCAGCAGAGCGCCCGACGTCTGGTTGCGATCGCTGCGCGCGAGCGTCTGTAGGACGCGGTCCCGAAACACGGCGCGGTTGACGAGGCCCGTGAGAGGATCGTTGCGCGAAAGGAAGGCAAGCCGTGCCGCAGCATCGACGCGCTCGATCGCCCAAAGGACCGAGCGCGCAAGGAGTTCACCGGAGCGGTGATTCTCTTCGACGTAGTCCTCCGCGCCTTCACCGATGACAAGACTCGCGAGATCGCGCTCCTCTCGCGTGCAGAGCAGGACCACGGGCAGCATCGGCGCGAGGTCCTTCAGATTCGCGAGCTCCGGCACGTCATGGCCGCCCGCGAGGTGGTATTCTAGGAGCACTGCGTCGAACGACTCCTGTGCGAACTGCTCGACACCCGCGCCGACGCTATCGACGCATGTAACCTCGAAGCTCTCGCGCTCGACTCCGCGCAAGAGATCCTCAATCTGCGAGGCATCCGTCTCGCTGTCCTCGATGAGCAATACCTTGATCATGACGCTCCTGTGGTTCCGGGCCGAAAATCCCGTCGGCCTCATGGAACGGATCGGCGAACTCCGCCGGTCCCTTGAGGGCACCCGCCCGATCCTGGGAGCGATTCTTTGACGAACGCTATGGCGTCTAGTGCCGAGCAGGCGGTGGGACCATGAAGGTTTTGCCCCTCGGCCGCGAGCGGCCCACGCACCATGTAGAAACCTGTGTCCCAGCGGACGAGCGTTTCAAACCGCGACTCGCAGTGCGCGAGGAGCTCCTCCATCAGACATCGAAGTGTCCCTTGCGGCGTTCGGGGTCGAGAGTGCGGGCTCCGTGCACCCCGCCGAGCCGAAGCGCCCCCCTGCGCGGCGCCGCGATCCCGACGAACCACCCAAGGCACCCCCGACCCCAAGCCGATTCTCGGCGGTCCGTGATTCCGCGCGAGGGCTCAGAGCTCGCGGCGGGGACCGCCCATCGTTCCGGGCCAGCGAGAACTTCCGATCGTATCGACGAAGGGCCAGAAGCCGTCTGGATCGAGCGCGCCTTCTTGCGTGATGTCGCGCGCCGTCGGCATCGCCGTCCATAGGTACGCGGACGCGTCACCCTTCATCGGGAGCAGGGTCGCGATCGGGTCCCACGGGCTTTGGATCAGATTCAATTTGCCCTGGACGTTCTCGCGGCGCACCGGCTGGTACGTGGTCTTCACCATCACGACTCGCGGAGGGAGATCATACGCCTTCTCGGCGCCACCCACGGCGCGCGAGACCTTGACCCACCACTCGTTCTCCTCGTGCGAGGCAGGGAGGTCTACGACCTCGCCCGTCTTCCCGCTGAACTCGACGAACGTGTAGCCCTGATGCGAGCACCGCGCGGTCACGTTGTCGCCCATGCGATAGTAGTCGATGTCGCACGGGAACTTCGGCTGCCCGTTCATGTCCTTGCTGATGTAGATCGCGGCTTCCTGATCGATGCCGTAGCCCAGCGTGTAGACGCCGGGCGTCCCGCGATAGTCGGCGTCGACAGCGATCACGATGCCGAACTCCGGCTCGTCGGGAACCGGGTAGCAATAGATCGACAGGTGGACGGTCGGCTCTTTACCCGGGTCGATGCCCGGGGGGAGGAGCGCGGCAATCCGAGCCGGGTCGGCCAGGTAGTCGATCTTGAGAATCGGCCAACCCATGATGTCGCCTGGGTTGATGCGGAGGTCTTTCTCGTCGGTGGCCATTGCTCATCTTCTCTTTTTCGATTCGGTCCGTGCAAGTCCTACGACACTTGCCCTGCCCGTTTCCGACGCGTTAGCGTGCCAGAGCAGCCCAGTTTTCGACCTCGGAGGAGCCCATGTCCACTGTTTCTGCATCAGACGGCGTCGCAAGCCTCGGCCTGCCCCCGGTCGACCAGGTCGGCTTCGTCGTAAAATCTCTTGCGGAGGCCCGAGAGCGGTACGAGGCCCTGTTCGGCCCGTTCACCGAGATCGACGGATCCGTTCAGGAGGCCGAGTACCGCGGGCGGATCGCCGATGTGAAACTAGCCATCCTCTTCGG
This genomic window contains:
- a CDS encoding sulfotransferase; translation: MKPYLERPDWVRRLNQFGPAVGGAAHVIPLLPEELLASAREATGLYDVGDALFEETFRRRIESVDRESNLNLVGRLLCRAEALRVLQTRLRLRALWAEKPEILDEPIERPVFILGAPRTGTSILLELLALDSNLRAPIAWEAHHPLPHGAATDAGAAMEMAEAEQELWADIQPELMTLHELRSDLPCECVHFMALDFGSVYWAMHYATPSFDAWAGTQPDLGARTYREHRRFLQTLQHGSNPRRWLLKSPGHLATMEALMDEYPDAVIVHTHRDPIKFVGSAASTTGLIHWLRSDVVDRIAEGQIGLHGFSFMLNHVRSLRIDGTLPDGQFVDSHYLDLIGDPAVALRKIYEGAGLDWPGGHEDAVRGYLRDKPHGKFGKHEYSLGEYGLDEEQVRSTYAEYVAHYGVASEA
- a CDS encoding alpha/beta hydrolase, with the protein product MQTGQTIRGATHLAFDAVEQVTHIVEGMYRNISAAPLPFGAEPEGPARGIAGLVHEIIRRVNGGVREISELALAPLSSHLDGFFPPGPQREAVAALLNGVCGDHLERTENPLAIPLQFRTFHEKDAEPVDLRAAVEPGSPFQPSSRVLVLAHGLCMNDRHWTWEGHDHGQMLAERFGYTPVYLRYNSGRHVSANGRALSSALAELLDTWPTEIESITLLGFSMGGLVTRAALQVGEEEKNAWVSHVDKAVYVGTPHHGAALERGGFHLQRVAGFSPYTAPLAALGRIRSDGITDLRHGNIRAEDWHHHDPHEDNADHRRPSPLAEGIAHYAIAGTLSEEKSQPADRLLGDGLVHPESGLGRHADPEKTLRFPAEHVRIVYGRAHLGLLHDPEVAQTLRTWLTR
- a CDS encoding acetoacetate decarboxylase family protein, with the protein product MATDEKDLRINPGDIMGWPILKIDYLADPARIAALLPPGIDPGKEPTVHLSIYCYPVPDEPEFGIVIAVDADYRGTPGVYTLGYGIDQEAAIYISKDMNGQPKFPCDIDYYRMGDNVTARCSHQGYTFVEFSGKTGEVVDLPASHEENEWWVKVSRAVGGAEKAYDLPPRVVMVKTTYQPVRRENVQGKLNLIQSPWDPIATLLPMKGDASAYLWTAMPTARDITQEGALDPDGFWPFVDTIGSSRWPGTMGGPRREL
- a CDS encoding GGDEF domain-containing response regulator codes for the protein MIKVLLIEDSETDASQIEDLLRGVERESFEVTCVDSVGAGVEQFAQESFDAVLLEYHLAGGHDVPELANLKDLAPMLPVVLLCTREERDLASLVIGEGAEDYVEENHRSGELLARSVLWAIERVDAAARLAFLSRNDPLTGLVNRAVFRDRVLQTLARSDRNQTSGALLLVDLDSFKAVNDAYGNDTGDILLQHVATQLRNSVRPYDVVARLGGDDFGILLEDVVDAQEAGVVSARLLDAIATPLIVADREIVSTVSIGAALFPSDGTELGALLRSAGFALDRAKRQGGAAVSFYMDVFGPGHGQRMTAAS
- a CDS encoding magnesium and cobalt transport protein CorA — encoded protein: MAPITECAFYVDGQWVEDAGVEQLESVLLNDVRSANDFVWVSVDQPDHESLESLQRNLHLHELEVEDMESAHQRPKLEEYDHSLLLVLRTGGWNASAAEVELGETHIAVGPQHVLTVHHGSSPAGSTFRARCQHVPSHPERGPMYALHVVFDTVVDEWVPVIDALEELVEALEERLLADEVDQELIREVYAARASVASARRAVAPLIEITNRLTLARGELVPATLRPYFRDVHDHVLRLNDRLDDLRELTGAAVQTHVALVSLRQNDITKKLASWAAIIAVPTMVAGIYGMNFDHLPGLNSAAVLAAVSTVTLSLCAGLFARFRHVGWL
- a CDS encoding class I SAM-dependent methyltransferase, translating into MQFWRFLIPPALGFTLRNGGHMLYDRVTGAPPIPLRVRDYLAEHAASGDPADVLRLMDRFAREERFLMNVGPDKGPLVREVLDKLPEQARILELGAFCGYSSILLAVTLGPAGRIVSVEKSRSATEATRANIELAGLSDRIEVIHGASTEQIPTLQGPFHLVFLDHWKDLYRGDLELLEKSGQLRPGSIVVADNVGEVFGAADYLEYVRNCGRYDSENRPATIEYTQIPDAVEISVYRGP
- a CDS encoding FAD-dependent monooxygenase produces the protein MQAYDLVIVGGGVGGTALGGVLARAGLEVLIVERETEFVDRVRGEWIAPWGVAEVKRVGLYDRFVAAGGHHLARHIAFDEMVPPEMAAENPLPIGALVPGIPGPLCLEHVTLQNEALEQAVEAGAEFLRGVTAVQVTAGEQPRVRFTHESEDREVSCRLIVGADGRSSTVRRQLGLELVEDPVDHLIAGLLIDGANGWPDDLQAGGKVGDINYLIFPQGGGKIRLYADYDAAERGRFGGEGGAERMLAAFDMPCVPLSGAIAGAHPIGPCRSYPSSDSWLEGPPYVPGAVLMGDAAGYNDPINGQGVSVTMRDARILGELLLEDHDWRSEVFAPYAEERRERMRRLRAAALFATALNARFGLEDLERRRCAIERIRDDPLCMMPLISVMVGPEAVEAKYFEDSFRESVFAVPT